Below is a window of Gossypium hirsutum isolate 1008001.06 chromosome A12, Gossypium_hirsutum_v2.1, whole genome shotgun sequence DNA.
GCAAAGGGAATTAAGACAATGGAAATACCATTTTTCCCTACCCTTTTCACAACTGTTAGAAGCTTGGTTGTCAGACAACCCTTTTTCCCAACCTTTGAAGATTTGCTGGTGAATCATCCCAAAATCCTGGGGTTTTCATGGAACAATGGCCAAACTCCAGCCTCCTCCCAACGTTTTCTCGCCCTTACTGTTTTGTGTTACATTTCCTTCACATTCATTCTTTCCCAGGTATCTCGTCCTTCCCTTGCACGTCCAGTCCTCAAATCAATCTCAGCCCTTCACAACCTCTTCCTCGTCACACTTTCTTTCATCATGGCCCTTGGTTGCCTCGTCTCAATCTTTTCCCAAGTGCCTAACTTCAAGACCCTCGTTTGTTTCCCTAAGCGCACGTCACCATCTGGACCTCTCTTTTTCTGGGGCTACATATTTTACCTCTCCAAGATCGTTGAATTCATGGATACCCTTTTGATCATCCTCGGTAACTCCATGAAAAGGTTGTCGTTTCTTCACGTCTACCATCACTCGATGGTGGTCATCATGTCTTACGTGTGCGTCAACAGCGCCCAATCTTCTTTCTCGATGGTGCTGGTCACCAACTGCACCGTCCATGTTGTGATGTACGCTTATTACTTGATGTGCACCCTTGGGGTTCGCCCAAGGTGGAAGAAAATGGTCACAGATTTCCAGCTGGTGCAGTTCTGGTCTAGCTTTTTGATAATGGCGATGCTTGCCTTCTACCATTTCACTGGTCCAGGCTGCTCAGGGATTTTGAGTTGGTGCTTCAATGCAGCCTTCATCGTTTCTCTTTTGTTCTTATTCTCAGATTTTCATGCTAAAAATTACTCCCCCAAGGTCAAGAATGCCTAAATTTAAGGTCTCCAAtgcttatttctttttcattttatacttagaaaaaaaattttgagttagggaaggaaaaaaaaacaaatatgcaCATTTCCAGAAGTGCATTATCATAAATGATTTACTTTTTACATTTTCAATTGATTGTTCACCAGTGTATCCCATCTTAGTTTCCATTCAAGACTAGAGTGCtttgattattaattattattgattaatcTTCTGAACTagtatatatattggattgtatGCTTAAATGTTCGCCATGATTCATGTTCATTATTGCATGCAATTTTCCTTTTTTAGCCACATATATATAATGATCGAACAGTGTATGCAGCATTGCAAATGCATTTTCATTTCATCATTCGAAGAAAAGTAATTGAAAATTAATAAAGGAAGAAAATCGAATATTTGTCAATATTGAGAGTTGTGGTATGGTCCCTAAATTAAATATGGTAAGCAGAAGAGTAAATAACATTGTCAGAAGGATGTCGCCTTCCTCTGTCCTACCCCTTTTTGATCGctgtataatataatataaataaataatattagcaattattGTTACAACTTAACTGTGTATATCaatattgaaatattatttaataatgttttcatataaaataactCAAAGCACTACAAAGATTAATGAAAATTTGTATAGAAGACCTTTACGCCTCGTATTTTATAACATTGCTTCATTTTCAAGGATTAATTCCTCAAGATTTTGTACTAGTATTTCTTCTTTTTATCATTGCATTTGATTTTGAACCATTTTATTTAACTCTAGGTTTCCTGTAATTTTATGTAAGAGCCACAGATTTTGATGATCAAGTAagtaaaatgtttttaaaattatataataagagGGTCTATTTATTTGTTAagagatttatatatatatatattcagtcTTTGCATATCACATATACTTTTCTTAATCAATGTATCTACTCAATCCATAAGTTATTTGTACATttgacttgtttttttttattggaTTACAACATTTcctttctagaaattaaataattaaaaaaaccgTTTAATTTGGATAATATATATGTGACTATTTGATAAGTTGATAGTGTATTTTTTacaaataatcttaaaaatttgacatgtataaatatttattttttaatattttattatatccttataaaatatttatcaatcTCTTGACGCTGTTTGTAGAGTAAAAAATTTTCATTGATAATATACCAACTAATTTcctatgtgttatatatatatatatatatccaacatTCCAATTCCAAAGTTTTTTGAATTTCCTCTTTTTTCTCACAACTTATGGTAGTTGAGTGTTACTATCTCCAATTAATTCCAAATCTATATTTAGcggaaaaaaagttaaaatttgttaatttttatgcttCGATAAAACTTgagatttagtctctatatttaaaaagacaaaaattaagttttcctacttttttttattaaaaatctcaatttagtcattaaaattataagtattttctttcaaaaattttcaatttagaatTTTCATTAGGCTGTCCTCGTATGACGTGGCATATGATTGATAGAAAATAATCATATTAAAGTGATAAATTTTAGCATAAATTACCAACAACAATAATGATTACTAgggtttttaattgaaaaaatagaaaaattgaatttttaattattaaagtatagggaccaaatctcaaattttatacaaatacaaGGACCACAAAcacattttaaccaaattaattccaTTTCCAACAACTATTACTATGAATTAGTATTTGGTACACCCATAGTGTACTTTTTTAATTCCATAAGTAAACTTAAAAAGTTGTCATGTGTCTTATttcttttacatatttattttttaatattttactttacGAACACTTATTATTAATCTAACATTGTTTATAGAATCTAAAAACTCGACTAAAAATACACCAAATATTTTCCgctattttattttatggctTATACATGCGGAACAAGTGTTGGaagaatgttttgtttttttgcttTTTAGGGTGTGAGAATGTTTCTTTAAAGAttattatataacaaaaattcACTAATGCATTAAAAATAGCGTATAAAGTTGTCGACTATTACATTTAATACGGTATTAATATCTTAAACTCTAAAAACTCACCCGACAAAAACCCTTTCCATAGCCAAAGTTAGCATAATCATAGAGCCTGCTGCTCCCGATTAAGGGAAAACTTACCCTTCTATTTCTAACTACATTATTCATTTTCTTACATTAACGTTTGCATCAATTATGAtaaatttcaacaataaataatgGATAATTGAGtgtaatgataaaatatattgtatttttaatgaaagagttatttttaaattttagaaatgatATTATTAGGAGGGGTACCCATAAACTCTAAATATGAAAGAAACTCCGAACATGAACTGTAAAACGGATATGGAAGATACCAACtagttaaaataagttaaataatttgttaactttttagtgtacgaataattatttgatacattgatgatgaaattttataactataTAACCGAGTTTAAGAAATTTTCATATGTGTTTTTCAATCTCTTCTATTCATAGAAAAATCCTAGCGGTTTAACTTTTTCAAACTAAACTTTTGCT
It encodes the following:
- the LOC107932027 gene encoding putative elongation of fatty acids protein DDB_G0272012, with the translated sequence MEIPFFPTLFTTVRSLVVRQPFFPTFEDLLVNHPKILGFSWNNGQTPASSQRFLALTVLCYISFTFILSQVSRPSLARPVLKSISALHNLFLVTLSFIMALGCLVSIFSQVPNFKTLVCFPKRTSPSGPLFFWGYIFYLSKIVEFMDTLLIILGNSMKRLSFLHVYHHSMVVIMSYVCVNSAQSSFSMVLVTNCTVHVVMYAYYLMCTLGVRPRWKKMVTDFQLVQFWSSFLIMAMLAFYHFTGPGCSGILSWCFNAAFIVSLLFLFSDFHAKNYSPKVKNA